The genome window GCGGAAAATCATCTGTGGCAGGGTCGGTCCGTATCGTTGATCGCGGGTAACAGCCGTATCGATGGAGTAGTGCTCGGGATTGATAACCAAGGCGGGTTGCGCCTGATTGTAGATGGTGTTGAAAGAGCCTTTAGTGGCGGAGAGCTCAGCCTGAGGTTGCGTGATGATTCTTGAGCTTGACTGCGGTAACAGCTTTATAAAATGGCGCGTGCTGGATGCCTCCGCCAGCGAGCTCGTTTCGGAAGGGGTAGTAGATTCGAATCAGGCTTTGCTTGAGAGCCTACGGATCATGAAGCCGCTCTCACTGCGCAAGTGTCGTTTGGTAAGCGTAAGGACTAACGAGGAAACCAGCGCTTTAACCGAAATGCTTGAGCGCGAGTTCGGTATTCCTATCGTGTGTGCGAGGCCCGCTCGCGAGATGTCCGGTGTTCGAAACGGCTACGAAGACTATGAGCGTCTGGGGCTTGATCGCTGGCTGGCGATGCTTGGCGGGTTTCACCTGGCTGCCGGGAGTGCTTGTCTGGTTCTCGACTTCGGTACCGCGGTTACTGCCGATTTTGTCGGGGCTGACGGTGAGCATCTTGGTGGGTTCATTTGTCCAGGCATGCCTTTGATGCGAAACCAGCTTCGCACCCATACCCGTAAAATTCGTTATGGTGATGACGCGGCAGAGCGTGCCCTTTCCAGTCATGTCCCGGGGCGTACCACCGTGGAAGCGGTGGAGCGCGGCTGTTCTTTGATGCTGAGGGGCTTTGTTCTCACTCAATTAGAGCTGGCTCGAGCGTACTGGGGAGAGCAATTCACCGTCTTTATTACGGGAGGGGATGCCGAGTTGGTTAAAGGCGTCGCGCCTGACGCCAGGGTTGTGCCCGACCTGGTTTTTGTCGGCTTGGCCATGGCGTGTCCCTTGTCCTGAGGTTTATATGCGTTGGTTGTTCCTGCTCCTAGTGGTTCTCAATGTTTTTTACTATGTCTGGCATCAGCAGGAAGCGCCCTTGCGAGCCAAAGATGTAACGCCCCTTAGTCTGTATCGCGGTTCGCAGCAGGATATCCGTCTGCTGAGCGAAACTGCTGGTGAAGGCGGGAGAGGGCAGGTGGTGCCGCGTCAGCAGTGTCTTTTCCTTGGTGGATTTTCTGAAGAGGATTCAATCGCCAGGTTGCAACAGCGCCTGGTGGCGATGAAGGTCAATGCTCAATCCGTGCCGAAAGATGCTGCAGGAAGCGGTTACTGGCTTGCAGTTGCGCCGGATGGCCAGCGTTTGTTGGGCGATCAGCAGTTGCAAAACCTTTCCAAGGAATTCAATGAGTTAAAACATAAAATAATGCTGTGCGAAGGGGTTGCACCTGCTCAATAGTTTGCATAGAATGGCGCCCGCTCCACAGCGAACACCTTAAACGGGATTCGAAGTGAAGCGTGTCAACGCAGCTAACCTCAGGTTTTTAAATGAGAAAATGCTTGACAGGGGTTTGGCATGATATAGAATGCCGGCCTGATTAGGAGGGGTTCCCGAGCGGCCAAAGGGATCAGACTGTAAATCTGACGTCTACGACTTCGAAGGTTCGAATCCTTCTCCCTCCACCAGATTTAAGCGTGAGCTGCAAGCTCCGCGGGTATAGTTTAGTGGTAGAACCTCAGCCTTCCAAGCTGATGATGCGGGTTCGATTCCCGCTACCCGCTCCAAGTTTGCAGGTTGTGCAAAAGGGTTTTGCTCTTGTAGCTCAGTTGGTAGAGCACACCCTTGGTAAGGGTGAGGTCAGCGGTTCAAATCCGCTCAAGAGCTCCATATAACAAGGCAGATATGAAAATATCTGCCTTTGTTTTAATGGTTGATATTGTTTGTCTAATTTCTTCTGTAGAGGGTGATATCGATGGCTAAGGAAAAATTTGATCGTTCCCTGCCCCACGTCAACGTTGGGACCATTGGTCACGTTGACCACGGTAAAACCACTCTGACTGCTGCTCTGACTCGCGTCTGCTCCGAAGTTTTCGGTTCGGCCGTCGTTGAATTCGACAAGATCGACAGCGCACCAGAAGAAAAAGCTCGCGGTATCACCATCAACACCGCTCACGTTGAGTACAACTCGACTATTCGTCACTACGCTCACGTTGACTGCCCAGGTCACGCTGACTATGTGAAGAACATGATCACCGGTGCTGCCCAGATGGACGGCGCGATCCTGGTTTGCTCGGCCGCTGATGGTCCGATGCCACAAACCCGTGAGCACATCCTGCTGTCCCGTCAGGTAGGCGTTCCGTACATCGTGGTTTTCCTGAACAAGGCTGACCTGGTAGACGACGCTGAGCTGTTGGAACTGGTTGAGATGGAAGTTCGTGACCTGCTGTCGACCTACGACTTCCCAGGCGACGACACTCCGATCATCATCGGTTCGGCTCGTATGGCGCTGGAAGGCAAAGACGACAACGAAATGGGCACCACTGCCGTTCGTAAACTGGTTGAAACTCTGGATACCTACATCCCAGAACCAGTTCGTATGATCGACAAGCCATTCCTGATGCCAATCGAGGACGTGTTCTCGATCTCGGGTCGCGGTACTGTTGTGACTGGTCGTATCGAGCGCGGTATCGTTCGCGTTCAGGACGCTCTGGAAATCGTTGGTCTGCGTGACACCACCACCACCACCTGCACCGGTGTTGAGATGTTCCGCAAACTGCTCGACGAAGGTCGTGCTGGCGAGAACTGCGGCGTTCTGCTGCGTGGTACCAAGCGTGACGACGTTGAGCGTGGCCAGGTTCTGGTCAAGCCAGGTTCGGTCAAGCCGCACACCAAGTTCACCGCAGAAGTTTATGTTCTGAGCAAGGAAGAAGGCGGCCGTCACACTCCGTTCTTCAAAGGCTACCGTCCACAGTTCTACTTCCGTACTACTGACGTGACTGGTAACTGCGAGCTGCCAGAAGGCGTTGAAATGGTAATGCCAGGTGACAACATTCAGATGACTGTTACCCTGATCAAAACCATCGCGATGGAAGATGGTCTGCGTTTCGCTATCCGTGAAGGCGGTCGTACCGTCGGCGCTGGCGTCGTAGCCAAAATCATCGAATAAGCGGTTGTAATGTATTTTTCGGGCCGGCATAATGGTCGGCCTGATTTTGTTTTAGGTCAGTAGCTCAATTGGCAGAGCGACGGTCTCCAAAACCGTAGGTTGGGGGTTCGATTCCCTCCTGACCTGCCAGATTCACTCGGTGTATCTGGCTTTCTTTTCACAGGATCTTCATAGATGACTCCTAAAGCTGAAGCTCAAGGCTCTCGCTTCGATCTGCTCAAGTGGCTTGTAGTAGTCGCTTTGGTGGTTGTTGGCGTTGTTGGCAATCAGTATTACGCTGCTTCGCCGATCCTGTACCGTGTACTCGCTTTGCTTGCCATTGCTGTCGTAGCTGCCTTTGTAGGCCTGCAGACCGCGAAGGGCAAGTCTTTCTTTGTACTGGTTAAGGAAGCTCGCACCGAGATTCGTAAAGTCGTGTGGCCAACTCGCCAAGAAACCACGCAGACCACGCTGATTGTCGTGGCTGTGGTTCTGGTTATGGCGTTGCTGTTGTGGGGGCTCGATTCCCTGCTCGGCTGGCTTGTTTCCTTGATTGTCGGCTAAGGGTGTCCCGTGGCTAAGCGTTGGTATGTTGTGCATGCTTACTCGGGTTACGAGAAGCATGTGATGCGCTCGCTGATCGAGCGCGTAAAGCTGGCTGGCATGGAAGATGGCTTCGGCGAGATTCTGGTTCCCACTGAAGAAGTGGTTGAGATGCGTAACGGCCAGAAGCGCAAAAGCGAACGGAAGTTCTTCCCAGGCTATGTGCTGGTCCAGATGGATATGAACGAGGGTACTTGGCACTTGGTCAAGGATACTCCTCGGGTGATGGGTTTCATCGGCGGTACCGCTGACAAGCCAGCGCCGATTACCGATAAAGAGGCAGAAGCGATTCTGCGTCGCGTTGCTGATGGTAGCGACAAGCCGAAGCCGAAGACGTTGTTCGAGCCAGGCGAGACGGTGCGTGTCAATGACGGTCCATTCGCTGATTTCAATGGCGTTGTGGAAGAAGTTAACTACGAAAAGAGCCGGATCCAAGTGGCAGTGCTCATTTTCGGTCGCTCTACTCCGGTGGAGCTCGAGTTCAGTCAGGTCGAGAAGGTCTAGCTGGGCAAGCAATCCCAACCCCGCAGCCTTAGGCTGTGGGGTTTTGTCGTCACTGGGATAAACGCGCAAGTAACCGGGGAGCCTTTCGAGGCGTTCGAACCCGTAATTGGAGTGCCTCATGGCCAAGAAAATTACCGCTTACATCAAGCTGCAAGTGAAGGCCGCTCAGGCTAACCCAAGTCCACCGGTTGGTCCTGCTCTGGGTCAGCACGGCGTGAATATCATGGAATTCTGCAAGGCTTTCAACGCCCGTACTCAGGGTCTTGAGCCAGGTCTGCCGACTCCAGTGATCATCACTGTCTACAGCGACCGTAGCTTCACTTTCGAAACCAAATCCACCCCTGCTTCGGTTCTGCTGAAGAAGGCGGCCGGTCTGACCAGCGGTTCCGCTCGTCCGAACACCGTTAAGGTTGGCACTGTTACCCGTGCTCAGCTGGAAGAAATCGCGAAAACCAAAAACGCGGATCTGACTGCAGCTGATATGGATGCAGCCGTGCGTACTATCGCCGGTTCTGCTCGTAGCATGGGCCTTAACGTGGAGGGTGTGTAATGGCTAAGCTGACCAAGCGTCAAAAGGCTATCGCCGGCAAAATCGAAGCAGGCAAGGCCTACAACATCGTAGACGCCGCTGCTCTGCTGGCCGAGCTGTCGACTGTCAAGTTCAGCGAGTCGTTCGACGTTGCTGTAAACCTGGGTGTAGACCCGCGTAAATCCGACCAGGTTGTTCGTAGCGCTACTGTGCTGCCGCACGGCACTGGCAAGACCGTTCGCGTTGCTGTGTTCACCCAGGGTCCAGCTGCTGAGGCCGCTCTGGCTGCCGGCGCTGACCGTGTAGGTATGGACGACCTGGCTGCCGAAATGAAAGGCGGCGATCTGAACTATGACGTAGTGATCGCATCCCCGGATGCCATGCGCGTTGTAGGTCAGTTGGGTCAGATCCTCGGTCCACGTGGCCTGATGCCTAACCCGAAAGTCGGCACCGTAACTCCAGACGTAGCCAACGCGGTCAAGAACGCCAAGGCTGGTCAGGTTCGTTATCGCACCGACAAAAACGGCATCATCCACACTTCCGTTGGCAAGATGGGCTTCGACGCCGTCAAGCTGAAGGAAAACGTTGAAGCCCTGATCGCTGATCTGAAGCGTATCAAGCCAGCTTCCTCGAAAGGCATTTACGTCAAGCGCGTTACCCTGAGCACCACCATGGGCCCAGGTCTGGTTATCGACCAGAGCTCGCTCGACGCGTAAGACAAAGGTTGGCGCGGTTTGCCGCGCCAATTGAAAGATTGGGGTCCCTGCCTGGCGGGGGCTATCCAAGACCGTAGGCGGCGCAAGCCTTAAACCTCAAGCCTACGCAGATGGTGCTCCCGGTTCCTTACCGAATCAGACACCAAAACGACATTCGGTTCCGATCGAATGAAACGGTAACAAGCAGGAGTTAAACCCGTGGCAATTAATCTCGAAGA of Pseudomonas triticicola contains these proteins:
- a CDS encoding pantothenate kinase is translated as MILELDCGNSFIKWRVLDASASELVSEGVVDSNQALLESLRIMKPLSLRKCRLVSVRTNEETSALTEMLEREFGIPIVCARPAREMSGVRNGYEDYERLGLDRWLAMLGGFHLAAGSACLVLDFGTAVTADFVGADGEHLGGFICPGMPLMRNQLRTHTRKIRYGDDAAERALSSHVPGRTTVEAVERGCSLMLRGFVLTQLELARAYWGEQFTVFITGGDAELVKGVAPDARVVPDLVFVGLAMACPLS
- the tuf gene encoding elongation factor Tu is translated as MAKEKFDRSLPHVNVGTIGHVDHGKTTLTAALTRVCSEVFGSAVVEFDKIDSAPEEKARGITINTAHVEYNSTIRHYAHVDCPGHADYVKNMITGAAQMDGAILVCSAADGPMPQTREHILLSRQVGVPYIVVFLNKADLVDDAELLELVEMEVRDLLSTYDFPGDDTPIIIGSARMALEGKDDNEMGTTAVRKLVETLDTYIPEPVRMIDKPFLMPIEDVFSISGRGTVVTGRIERGIVRVQDALEIVGLRDTTTTTCTGVEMFRKLLDEGRAGENCGVLLRGTKRDDVERGQVLVKPGSVKPHTKFTAEVYVLSKEEGGRHTPFFKGYRPQFYFRTTDVTGNCELPEGVEMVMPGDNIQMTVTLIKTIAMEDGLRFAIREGGRTVGAGVVAKIIE
- the secE gene encoding preprotein translocase subunit SecE — translated: MTPKAEAQGSRFDLLKWLVVVALVVVGVVGNQYYAASPILYRVLALLAIAVVAAFVGLQTAKGKSFFVLVKEARTEIRKVVWPTRQETTQTTLIVVAVVLVMALLLWGLDSLLGWLVSLIVG
- the nusG gene encoding transcription termination/antitermination protein NusG is translated as MAKRWYVVHAYSGYEKHVMRSLIERVKLAGMEDGFGEILVPTEEVVEMRNGQKRKSERKFFPGYVLVQMDMNEGTWHLVKDTPRVMGFIGGTADKPAPITDKEAEAILRRVADGSDKPKPKTLFEPGETVRVNDGPFADFNGVVEEVNYEKSRIQVAVLIFGRSTPVELEFSQVEKV
- the rplK gene encoding 50S ribosomal protein L11, which translates into the protein MAKKITAYIKLQVKAAQANPSPPVGPALGQHGVNIMEFCKAFNARTQGLEPGLPTPVIITVYSDRSFTFETKSTPASVLLKKAAGLTSGSARPNTVKVGTVTRAQLEEIAKTKNADLTAADMDAAVRTIAGSARSMGLNVEGV
- the rplA gene encoding 50S ribosomal protein L1; this translates as MAKLTKRQKAIAGKIEAGKAYNIVDAAALLAELSTVKFSESFDVAVNLGVDPRKSDQVVRSATVLPHGTGKTVRVAVFTQGPAAEAALAAGADRVGMDDLAAEMKGGDLNYDVVIASPDAMRVVGQLGQILGPRGLMPNPKVGTVTPDVANAVKNAKAGQVRYRTDKNGIIHTSVGKMGFDAVKLKENVEALIADLKRIKPASSKGIYVKRVTLSTTMGPGLVIDQSSLDA